From the genome of Schaalia dentiphila ATCC 17982, one region includes:
- a CDS encoding DUF2304 domain-containing protein, with protein MSPTYLLGLVFAIIILVMVFVKMRNSGLKERYGLWWYCIAFFTALLSIFPPILKWTALQLGVVVPLNLGFFLAGVVLLLLSLRFSVDLSRSDEDRRRLTEEAAILRVQVEDLQRRVDALEASHRGDGQSR; from the coding sequence ATCATCTTGGTGATGGTGTTCGTCAAGATGCGTAACTCAGGTCTGAAGGAACGCTACGGCCTGTGGTGGTACTGCATCGCCTTCTTTACGGCGCTGCTGTCCATCTTCCCGCCGATCCTGAAGTGGACGGCGCTGCAGCTCGGTGTTGTCGTTCCGCTGAACCTCGGGTTCTTCCTGGCGGGGGTGGTGCTGCTGCTCCTGTCGCTGCGTTTCTCGGTGGACCTGTCGCGTTCGGATGAGGATCGACGTCGCCTGACTGAGGAGGCTGCGATCCTGCGCGTGCAGGTGGAGGATCTGCAGCGCCGCGTCGATGCTCTCGAGGCGTCCCACCGGGGGGACGGTCAGTCCCGCTGA